The genomic DNA GGGATTGTAAGTTATCCGGCGGATTTGCAAAATGGATTTTGAAGCCTAGTTTGATACCTAATTTTTTGACTAAAGGAGTTTTAGAGTAGCCGGCAGGCATTTAGTCGCTTTCTCCTATGGAGTATCTATTTTCATGATTTACAAAAATAATCTACTTGAAACAACTAGTTACTGACATAAGATCAATTACTTCAGATGCAAAATATAAACATAAACACCCGGTCCAGTGGTGGTCGCACTGGTGCCTTTCAAACCTTTGTCTAAAAAAAACCGTTCTGCATTTAGCGCTTCTTGTTCAGAATCTGCTTTCCAGTGCAGCCAGGTCAAGGGATTGCCCAATTGTGCTTTGCAATTAAGGGGTTCATCTGTTAATCCAATTTGCCACTCTTTATATTTCCCTGCTGTAATATCTTCAATTTGTCTAATGATGTAGTTCTCTGATGCCATGTTGTTGTTCCTCGTTGTTTAACCAAAGATGCAAATTTTCTTGTGTTATGCAAGTGCCGTACCATACATAGAAAAAATGATATCATTAGATTGTCAAGAACTAAGCTATTGAAAATATAAAACATGGGTCTCATTGACCTTGTGAGGCGAAAAATGTGATAGCTCTAATAAATATTGTTTCTTAAGGAGATTTTGTAATGATTGGTTACAGAACATTGGACATCAATGTCCCACTGGTGGGGAGGATCATTAGAAGATCCAATGCAATTCCTTTTTTTAATTGCCCTCGTCGCTGAAATCAATGTCACGGTGGGCGCCGTCACAAAAGGGTTTATTTTTTGAAGCGCCGCAGCGGCACAAGGAATAATGTTCTTTACTCGGTGGCTGCAATCCTTCTTCGACTTTAAGGGCAACATCTCCACTCACATCATAAGGTCCGTTTTTGGCAATTTGAATCGCCGGTTCTCTATCTTGATCCCTGTAATGTTTTTCATTTATTGTATAACTAAGCGCCCCCGAAGGACATTTTTTAATCACCTCAATAATCGTTTCGACCTCTGCCCGATCCGGATCAATCCAGGGACGTTCTTCCAATCGGAACACCGATGAGAGCTGCTCTACACACTCCGTGGCATGGCAGCAAATCACCCGGTTGTCATGAATGGAAATTTCTTTTCCCTCGTAAATCTTTTCTTTGGTTAAAGATTTGTCGATTTCCCGTATACCAGAAAATTTCGCTGCAGTATGGGAACCATCACAATAAGGTTTATTGGCGGATTCTCCGCAACGGCACAAAGCAATTCTATCTTTAGGAGATAGGGCCTCGCCTTTTGAATTCTGAAAATTCTTGAGTCCTGAGACAATCAGCGGCCCGTTTTCCATAATTTCAATTGTTACGTTTTCCATACCAAACCCTTTCAAAATCCGATTAAAACTAAAGACGGGTCAACGTGATCAAGTTGCTCGTAATTTGAT from candidate division KSB1 bacterium includes the following:
- a CDS encoding CDGSH iron-sulfur domain-containing protein — its product is MENVTIEIMENGPLIVSGLKNFQNSKGEALSPKDRIALCRCGESANKPYCDGSHTAAKFSGIREIDKSLTKEKIYEGKEISIHDNRVICCHATECVEQLSSVFRLEERPWIDPDRAEVETIIEVIKKCPSGALSYTINEKHYRDQDREPAIQIAKNGPYDVSGDVALKVEEGLQPPSKEHYSLCRCGASKNKPFCDGAHRDIDFSDEGN